A window from Pseudooceanicola algae encodes these proteins:
- the xylB gene encoding xylulokinase produces MTTYLGLDLGTSGLRALLIDAGGGVIGAAEAACSVSQPYPGWSEQDPAQWIAALDQVMAALKASHPAALSALAGIGTAGHMHGATLLDASGAVIRPCILWNDTRSHAEAARLDALDGVRDLSGNIVFPGFTAPKLDWVRLHEPESFSRIAKVLLPAAYLNFHLTGETVADMSDAAGTSWLDTGARDWSDDLLAAGHMRRDQMPRLVEGCEAGGILRAELAAAWGIAGPVTIAGGAGDNAAAACGTGCLSEGQGFVSLGTSGVLLAARDGYHPDADSALHTFCHAVPGRWYQMGVMLSATDSLNWLGRITGRRPAELSADLGDLRGPGQTRFLPYLAGERTPYNDAAIRGAFTGLASATDTADLTRAVMEGVAYGLRDTAQAMKAVGARPEALLMIGGGSASEYWVELMATVLDMPMLLPARGEFGAALGAARLGQIAATGAAPEDLLTRPEIAHEVPPNRALTEQFNAGYDRFRAAYPAIREIQ; encoded by the coding sequence ATGACGACATATCTGGGCCTCGACCTTGGGACTTCGGGGCTGAGGGCCCTTTTGATCGACGCCGGGGGCGGCGTGATCGGCGCGGCCGAGGCCGCCTGCAGCGTCAGCCAGCCTTATCCCGGCTGGTCCGAACAGGATCCGGCCCAATGGATTGCGGCGCTGGATCAGGTCATGGCGGCGCTGAAGGCCAGCCACCCGGCCGCGCTGTCGGCGCTGGCCGGGATCGGCACGGCGGGGCATATGCATGGCGCCACGTTGCTGGACGCTTCGGGTGCCGTGATCCGGCCCTGCATCCTGTGGAACGACACCCGAAGCCATGCCGAGGCCGCACGTCTTGACGCGCTGGACGGGGTCCGCGACCTGTCGGGCAATATCGTATTTCCCGGCTTCACCGCGCCCAAGCTCGATTGGGTGCGCCTTCATGAGCCCGAGAGTTTCTCCCGCATTGCCAAGGTCTTGCTGCCGGCAGCTTACCTGAATTTTCATCTGACCGGAGAGACGGTTGCCGATATGTCGGATGCCGCCGGCACCAGTTGGCTGGATACGGGCGCGCGTGATTGGTCGGACGATCTGCTGGCGGCGGGCCACATGCGTCGCGATCAGATGCCCCGGCTTGTCGAGGGCTGCGAGGCGGGCGGGATCCTGCGGGCCGAGCTTGCGGCGGCCTGGGGCATCGCTGGCCCGGTTACGATCGCGGGCGGCGCGGGCGACAATGCCGCCGCGGCCTGCGGGACAGGCTGCCTGTCCGAAGGTCAGGGCTTTGTTTCGCTCGGCACTTCGGGGGTTCTGCTGGCGGCGCGGGATGGGTATCACCCGGATGCGGACAGCGCGCTGCATACCTTCTGCCACGCGGTGCCGGGGCGCTGGTACCAGATGGGCGTGATGCTTTCCGCGACCGACAGCCTGAACTGGCTGGGTCGGATCACCGGGCGTCGTCCGGCAGAGCTGAGCGCGGATCTGGGCGATCTGAGGGGGCCGGGCCAGACCCGGTTCCTGCCGTATCTGGCGGGCGAGCGCACACCGTATAACGACGCGGCCATTCGCGGCGCGTTCACCGGCCTTGCCAGCGCGACCGATACGGCGGATCTGACCCGCGCGGTGATGGAAGGCGTGGCCTACGGGCTGCGTGACACGGCACAGGCTATGAAGGCCGTCGGCGCACGCCCCGAGGCCCTTCTGATGATCGGTGGCGGCTCGGCTTCGGAATACTGGGTGGAACTGATGGCGACGGTGCTGGATATGCCCATGCTTCTGCCGGCGCGGGGCGAATTCGGCGCGGCCCTTGGTGCGGCCCGGCTGGGTCAGATCGCCGCCACCGGCGCTGCCCCCGAAGACCTGTTGACCCGGCCCGAGATCGCTCATGAGGTCCCGCCGAACCGCGCCCTGACCGAACAGTTCAATGCCGGCTACGACCGGTTCCGCGCCGCCTATCCGGCGATCCGTGAAATCCAGTAG
- a CDS encoding carbohydrate kinase family protein → MLICCGEALIDMIPAPTVEGPNGFVPHDGGAIFNTAIALGRLGRPCSMVSGISNDLFGAQLVKGLTASGVETDLLMRSDQPTTLAFVTLVEGKASYLFYDEASAGRMIAPKDLPDLPAEAEALYFGGISLASEPGADTYAALCAREAGSRVVMIDPNIRPSFIQDEDRYRARLEKMMALADIVKISDEDLSWLRPDATSMDEAAFGLCRAGAGVVILTRGSEGASAYYDMTRSLHVAARKAEVADTVGAGDTFNAGVLCSLSENGLLTKEALREISSEDLCEALDFGARVAAVTVSRAGANPPWRHELTE, encoded by the coding sequence GTGCTCATTTGCTGCGGCGAAGCCCTGATCGACATGATCCCGGCACCCACTGTCGAGGGACCCAATGGCTTTGTTCCCCATGATGGCGGGGCGATATTCAACACCGCCATCGCCCTCGGGCGGCTGGGTCGCCCCTGCTCGATGGTCTCCGGAATCTCGAACGATCTTTTCGGGGCGCAACTGGTCAAGGGGCTGACCGCCTCGGGTGTCGAAACCGATCTGCTGATGCGCTCGGACCAGCCCACGACCCTGGCTTTCGTGACCCTAGTCGAGGGCAAGGCCAGTTACCTGTTCTATGACGAGGCCAGCGCCGGGCGGATGATCGCGCCGAAGGACCTGCCCGACCTGCCGGCCGAAGCCGAAGCGCTTTACTTCGGCGGTATCAGCCTGGCTTCCGAGCCGGGTGCAGACACCTATGCCGCGCTTTGTGCCCGCGAAGCCGGGTCGCGTGTGGTAATGATCGACCCGAATATCCGCCCCAGCTTCATCCAGGACGAAGACCGTTATCGCGCACGTCTGGAAAAGATGATGGCCCTGGCCGACATCGTAAAGATCTCGGACGAGGACCTGTCCTGGCTGCGCCCCGATGCGACCTCGATGGACGAAGCGGCCTTCGGGCTGTGCCGCGCCGGGGCCGGCGTGGTCATCCTGACCCGTGGCAGCGAAGGGGCTTCGGCCTATTACGACATGACGCGCAGCCTGCATGTGGCCGCCCGCAAGGCCGAGGTCGCCGATACGGTTGGTGCAGGCGATACCTTCAACGCCGGTGTGCTGTGTTCGCTGTCGGAAAACGGTCTGCTGACCAAAGAGGCCCTGCGCGAGATCAGTTCCGAGGACCTGTGCGAGGCGCTGGATTTCGGCGCCCGTGTTGCGGCGGTGACCGTCTCGCGGGCCGGGGCGAACCCGCCCTGGCGGCATGAACTGACTGAATAA
- a CDS encoding FAD-binding oxidoreductase: MDLSLKPAATAVDAVRGTLAEHFGDRLQSGTSFCEQHANTATGRGTQAPDMVVWPETTQEVSLIARTCWEQGVPLIPFGAGSSLEGQLNAPLGGVSVDMSRMDSLREVLAEDLIAVVGPGLTRKRLNEELRHTGLQFPIDPGADASIGGMCATRASGTNAVRYGTMAENVLALEVVMADGTIIRTGTRAVKSAAGYDLTRLMIGSEATLGIITEITLRLRGIPEETIGGVAGFPDLQSACAAVIIMVQIGLDIGRVELLDPVQIRACNAYSGLTLPEVPTLFFECGGTDASARDTARIFTEIAEEEGALSIEWTAAREARNKLWQARHDSYWAALALRPGCKGLVSDACVPISKLAESIAEARADLDARGLTGTILGHVGDGNFHVVLMTDPEDMDEAAQVADFLKGISRRAQAVGGTCTGEHGIGQGKITSLADEAGASLAVMRAVKAALDPRNILNPGKLFGDLA, encoded by the coding sequence ATGGACCTTTCGTTGAAACCTGCCGCCACGGCGGTCGACGCGGTCCGGGGGACCCTGGCCGAACACTTCGGGGATCGGCTGCAAAGCGGCACCAGTTTCTGCGAACAACACGCCAATACGGCCACCGGGCGCGGCACGCAGGCCCCCGATATGGTGGTCTGGCCCGAGACCACGCAAGAGGTCTCGCTGATTGCGCGGACCTGCTGGGAACAGGGCGTGCCGCTGATCCCCTTCGGCGCCGGGTCGTCGCTGGAAGGGCAGTTGAATGCGCCCCTTGGCGGTGTCTCGGTCGACATGAGCCGGATGGACAGTCTGCGCGAGGTTCTTGCCGAAGACCTGATTGCCGTGGTCGGCCCCGGCCTGACCCGCAAGCGCCTTAACGAGGAGTTGCGCCATACCGGTCTGCAATTCCCCATTGATCCCGGCGCGGATGCCAGCATCGGTGGCATGTGCGCCACGCGGGCCTCGGGCACCAATGCGGTGCGCTACGGCACCATGGCCGAGAACGTCCTGGCGCTGGAGGTCGTGATGGCGGATGGCACGATCATCCGCACCGGCACCCGCGCGGTCAAGAGCGCGGCTGGTTATGACCTGACGCGCCTGATGATCGGCAGCGAAGCGACGCTTGGAATCATCACCGAAATCACCCTGCGCCTGCGCGGCATCCCCGAGGAAACGATTGGCGGTGTCGCCGGATTCCCTGATCTGCAAAGCGCCTGTGCGGCTGTCATCATCATGGTGCAGATCGGGCTGGACATCGGGCGGGTGGAATTGCTCGACCCGGTGCAGATCCGCGCCTGCAACGCCTATTCCGGCCTGACATTGCCAGAGGTGCCGACGCTGTTCTTCGAATGCGGGGGCACCGATGCCTCGGCCCGCGACACGGCGCGGATCTTTACCGAGATCGCCGAGGAAGAAGGCGCGCTGTCGATCGAATGGACCGCTGCGCGTGAGGCCCGCAACAAACTGTGGCAGGCGCGGCACGACAGTTATTGGGCCGCGCTGGCCCTGCGTCCCGGCTGCAAGGGTTTGGTCAGCGACGCCTGCGTGCCGATCTCGAAACTGGCGGAAAGCATCGCCGAGGCCCGTGCAGATCTGGATGCAAGGGGCCTGACTGGCACGATCCTTGGCCACGTGGGGGATGGAAACTTCCACGTGGTGCTGATGACAGATCCCGAAGACATGGATGAGGCGGCTCAGGTTGCGGATTTCCTGAAGGGGATCAGCCGTCGCGCGCAGGCGGTTGGCGGCACCTGCACCGGGGAACATGGCATCGGGCAGGGCAAGATCACCTCCCTCGCGGATGAAGCCGGCGCTTCGCTTGCGGTAATGCGGGCGGTCAAGGCGGCGCTGGATCCGCGCAACATCCTCAACCCCGGTAAATTGTTCGGAGACCTCGCATGA
- a CDS encoding RsmB/NOP family class I SAM-dependent RNA methyltransferase produces MTPGARLAMAAEILDAVLEGTAAEKALTGWARKSRYAGSKDRAAVRDHVFDALRCMRSYAALGGAMTGRGLTIGLLRAEGTDPATLFTGEGHCPAPLTEAEETAGAAPAPGAEAGDMPDWIWPLVTQSLGDQAEAVAECLRHRAPVQIRANLSRHDSAAVIAMLAEEGITAAPGPLAPSAIEVSEGARRLTGTRAFADGVFEMQDAASQAVCATIPLKDGQRLLDYCAGGGGKTLALAARAQLDLFAHDATPERMQDLPVRAERAGVPVTLVDGSDLPGLAPFDVVLCDVPCSGSGSWRRAPEGKWRLTADRLDDLQNIQGQILSDVADLVAPDGLLAYATCSLLAEENRDRIDAFIAGNPGWQVQADHRWTPLDGGDGFYLALLRRI; encoded by the coding sequence ATGACCCCCGGTGCACGTCTGGCCATGGCGGCCGAAATCCTCGATGCGGTTCTCGAAGGGACAGCGGCCGAAAAGGCGCTGACCGGCTGGGCGCGCAAATCCCGTTATGCCGGGTCCAAGGACCGCGCCGCGGTGCGCGATCACGTGTTTGACGCGCTGCGTTGCATGCGATCCTACGCAGCCCTTGGTGGCGCGATGACCGGGCGGGGGCTGACGATCGGCCTGCTGCGTGCCGAAGGCACCGACCCCGCGACACTGTTCACCGGCGAAGGCCATTGCCCCGCCCCGCTGACCGAGGCCGAAGAGACCGCCGGTGCCGCACCCGCTCCTGGGGCCGAGGCCGGAGATATGCCGGATTGGATCTGGCCCCTGGTCACGCAGTCTCTCGGGGATCAGGCCGAAGCGGTCGCGGAATGCCTGCGCCATCGCGCCCCGGTGCAGATCCGCGCCAACCTGTCTCGCCATGACAGCGCCGCGGTGATCGCGATGCTGGCCGAGGAAGGGATAACCGCCGCACCCGGCCCGCTGGCGCCCTCTGCGATCGAGGTCAGCGAAGGCGCACGGCGGCTGACCGGCACCCGCGCCTTTGCGGACGGCGTTTTTGAGATGCAGGACGCGGCCAGTCAGGCGGTCTGCGCGACGATTCCCCTGAAGGACGGCCAGCGCCTGCTGGATTACTGCGCCGGGGGGGGCGGAAAGACGCTGGCCCTTGCCGCGCGCGCGCAGCTTGACCTGTTTGCCCATGACGCCACCCCAGAGCGGATGCAGGACCTGCCGGTCCGGGCCGAGCGGGCCGGGGTGCCGGTCACGCTGGTTGACGGAAGTGACCTGCCGGGACTGGCGCCTTTCGATGTCGTGCTCTGCGATGTGCCCTGTTCGGGCAGCGGATCCTGGCGGCGCGCACCCGAGGGGAAATGGCGTCTGACCGCGGATCGGCTGGATGATCTGCAGAACATTCAGGGCCAGATCCTGTCTGATGTCGCAGACCTTGTAGCCCCCGATGGGCTGCTGGCCTATGCGACCTGTTCGCTGTTGGCGGAAGAAAATCGTGACAGGATTGATGCCTTCATCGCCGGAAATCCCGGCTGGCAGGTGCAGGCGGACCATCGCTGGACGCCGCTTGACGGGGGCGATGGCTTTTACCTGGCGCTGCTACGGCGCATTTGA
- a CDS encoding hybrid sensor histidine kinase/response regulator, with protein sequence MTGATTEFGYLALARKRFGERTHTLLLFCISFLALAAVVPSGVFGMALLLSGLTLGAGLLLLRATAPRSGGYEALEDDFLSALLVNDPGPALVTGLNGVLSYCNPAAETALDAEPGQAIAFALTGKLGNGQAPCVVRRLTIASQVSGAAREVVDTLTGKLSLTVQSLDGGHLLWRFEEFACADDGEDAEAQLPLISVGRGHAILYMNAAARRLAGGRPRRLQDFFAQPESANGAVVDVQTPDGVLPRRLAVISGAGGRREMLLLPLEDDDPGTAAQAASGADDIWSRADDLPVPILRLSTEGEIELANAAARQLLELDGEPDRDLSTLMEGLGRSISGWLAEVAAGTPDPTAKPHSEFLRLSRVERDVYVQVTVRQIRFEGRKALIAVMSDATELKTLEAQFVQSQKMQAIGQLAGGVAHDFNNLLTAITGHCDLLLLRHDHGDPDYGDLVQINQNANRAAALVGQLLAFSRKQTLRPETIDLRNTLSDLTHLLNRLVGEKVTLNLTHDTQLPKIRADKRQLEQVLMNLVVNARDALPAGGEIRIATETLHLTEEMQRDRAKVAPGDYVQVKVSDTGVGIAPDKLQKVFEPFFTTKRVGEGTGLGLSTAYGIVKQSGGFIFVESAPGEGTCFSLLFPVQKDEAPVPEIAAPKPAATPDARGDGVVLLVEDEAPVRAFASRALRLKGYTVLEAENAEEALATLRSSKMKIDVFVTDVVMPGMDGPTWVRKALEFHPDTRVVFVSGYAEDSFTDNSAKIPNSVFLPKPFSLAELTETVWRQMQ encoded by the coding sequence GTGACGGGAGCAACGACGGAATTCGGCTATCTGGCCCTGGCGCGCAAGCGGTTCGGGGAGCGGACCCATACGCTTTTGCTGTTCTGCATCAGCTTTCTGGCGCTGGCGGCGGTTGTCCCCAGCGGGGTCTTCGGGATGGCGCTTCTGCTTAGCGGGCTGACCCTTGGTGCGGGACTTCTGTTGCTGCGGGCCACAGCGCCGCGCAGCGGCGGTTACGAGGCCCTGGAAGACGATTTCCTGAGCGCCCTGCTGGTCAACGATCCCGGCCCGGCGCTGGTCACCGGGCTGAACGGCGTGCTGAGCTACTGCAATCCCGCCGCCGAGACCGCGCTGGACGCCGAGCCGGGGCAGGCCATCGCCTTTGCCCTGACCGGCAAGCTGGGCAATGGTCAGGCGCCCTGCGTGGTCCGGCGCCTGACGATCGCATCGCAGGTTTCGGGGGCCGCACGCGAGGTGGTCGATACCCTGACGGGCAAGCTGAGCCTGACGGTGCAATCCCTGGACGGCGGCCATCTGCTTTGGCGGTTCGAGGAATTTGCCTGCGCCGATGACGGCGAAGATGCCGAGGCGCAGCTGCCCTTGATCTCGGTTGGACGGGGCCATGCGATCCTTTACATGAACGCGGCGGCACGGCGTCTGGCCGGAGGGCGGCCGCGGCGGCTGCAGGACTTCTTTGCGCAGCCCGAATCCGCCAATGGCGCGGTGGTTGATGTCCAGACCCCGGACGGGGTGCTTCCCCGGCGTCTGGCGGTGATTTCGGGCGCGGGCGGGCGGCGCGAAATGCTGTTGTTGCCGTTGGAGGACGATGACCCCGGCACGGCAGCGCAGGCGGCGAGCGGGGCTGACGACATCTGGTCCCGCGCCGATGATCTGCCGGTCCCGATCCTGCGCCTGTCCACGGAGGGCGAGATCGAATTGGCCAATGCCGCCGCCCGCCAACTGCTTGAACTGGACGGCGAACCGGACCGCGACCTGTCGACCCTGATGGAAGGGCTGGGCCGGTCGATTTCCGGCTGGCTGGCCGAGGTCGCCGCCGGCACGCCGGACCCCACGGCCAAGCCGCATTCCGAATTCCTGCGCCTGTCGCGGGTCGAACGCGATGTCTATGTGCAAGTCACCGTGCGCCAGATCCGCTTTGAGGGACGCAAGGCGTTGATTGCGGTGATGAGCGACGCAACCGAGCTGAAGACCCTGGAAGCGCAATTCGTCCAAAGCCAGAAGATGCAGGCCATCGGCCAGCTGGCCGGCGGGGTGGCGCATGATTTCAACAACCTGCTGACTGCGATCACCGGGCATTGTGATCTGCTGCTGTTGCGTCACGACCATGGCGATCCCGACTATGGTGACCTGGTGCAGATCAACCAAAACGCCAATCGTGCCGCCGCCCTGGTCGGTCAGCTACTGGCCTTTTCCCGAAAACAGACCCTGCGGCCCGAAACCATCGACCTGCGCAACACGCTGTCGGACCTGACCCATCTGCTGAACCGGCTGGTCGGCGAAAAGGTGACGCTCAATCTTACCCACGACACGCAGCTGCCCAAGATCCGCGCCGACAAGCGCCAGTTGGAACAGGTGCTGATGAACCTTGTCGTCAACGCCCGCGATGCGCTGCCTGCGGGCGGAGAAATCCGCATTGCCACTGAAACCCTGCACCTGACCGAGGAAATGCAACGCGACCGTGCCAAGGTCGCGCCGGGGGATTACGTTCAGGTCAAGGTCTCCGACACCGGCGTCGGCATCGCGCCCGACAAGTTGCAGAAGGTCTTCGAACCCTTCTTCACGACCAAGCGCGTGGGCGAGGGGACCGGCCTTGGCCTGTCCACCGCCTACGGGATCGTCAAGCAATCGGGCGGTTTCATCTTTGTCGAAAGCGCGCCGGGCGAAGGCACCTGCTTCAGTCTGCTGTTCCCGGTCCAGAAGGACGAGGCGCCAGTGCCAGAGATTGCCGCGCCCAAGCCTGCCGCGACCCCTGATGCACGCGGCGACGGCGTTGTCCTGCTGGTCGAGGACGAGGCCCCGGTGCGCGCCTTCGCCTCGCGCGCGCTGCGTCTGAAGGGCTATACCGTGCTTGAAGCCGAGAACGCGGAAGAGGCGCTGGCGACCCTGCGCAGCAGCAAGATGAAGATCGACGTCTTTGTCACCGATGTGGTCATGCCCGGCATGGACGGTCCGACCTGGGTGCGCAAGGCGCTGGAGTTCCACCCCGACACCCGCGTCGTCTTTGTCTCGGGCTATGCCGAGGACAGCTTTACCGACAACAGCGCCAAGATCCCCAATTCGGTCTTCCTGCCCAAGCCCTTCTCGCTGGCGGAACTGACCGAAACCGTCTGGCGCCAAATGCAGTAA
- a CDS encoding gamma-glutamyl kinase, with translation MLVFSKARMVLLSVPKTGTTAYEAALAPHAALVISDPPELKHAPVFRYNRHFRPMIEKFIGEPMDIVAVMREPVSWLGSWYRFRQRPGMEGRANATHHVSFDEFVDAYCRGDRPGFANVGNQAKFLEPTRNGTAVTRLFRYEDPAKFDAFLSDRLGLGLETQRLNVSPSMQLDLAARTEAKLRRKFAEDFALYDSL, from the coding sequence ATGCTGGTGTTTTCCAAGGCGCGCATGGTCTTGCTGTCGGTCCCCAAGACCGGCACCACCGCCTACGAGGCCGCCCTCGCCCCCCACGCCGCTTTGGTGATATCCGACCCGCCGGAGCTGAAGCACGCGCCGGTCTTTCGCTACAACCGCCATTTTCGCCCGATGATCGAGAAATTCATTGGCGAACCGATGGATATTGTCGCGGTCATGCGCGAGCCGGTCTCCTGGCTGGGCAGCTGGTACAGGTTCCGCCAGCGGCCTGGAATGGAAGGGCGCGCCAACGCGACCCACCACGTCAGTTTCGACGAATTCGTCGATGCCTATTGCCGGGGCGACCGACCGGGATTTGCCAATGTGGGCAATCAGGCAAAGTTTCTGGAACCCACCCGCAACGGCACCGCTGTCACCCGGCTGTTCCGCTACGAGGATCCGGCAAAGTTCGATGCCTTCCTGTCGGATCGCCTGGGGCTTGGGCTGGAAACGCAGCGCCTGAACGTCTCTCCCAGCATGCAACTGGACCTGGCGGCCCGGACCGAGGCCAAGTTGCGCCGCAAGTTTGCCGAGGATTTCGCGCTCTACGATTCTCTCTAG
- the recA gene encoding recombinase RecA produces MATATADLLSMDGKKDPNKQKALDSALAQIERQFGKGSIMKLGGKDAIQEIEATSTGSLGLDIALGIGGVPKGRIVEIYGPESSGKTTLTLHCVAEEQKKGGVCAFVDAEHALDPQYARKLGVDLEELLISQPDTGEQALEIVDTLVRSGAVSMVVVDSVAALTPKSELEGDMGDSSVGVHARLMSQAMRKLTGSISRTKCTVIFINQIRMKIGVMFGSPETTTGGNALKFYSSVRLDIRRIGAIKDRDEIVGNATRVKVVKNKVAPPFKQVEFDIMYGEGISKMGELLDLGVKAGVIEKSGSWYSYSDERIGQGRENAKTFMKENPDLAYEVEDKIRAAHGLDFGKDRPDDGDVMEG; encoded by the coding sequence ATGGCAACGGCAACGGCAGATCTACTTTCCATGGATGGCAAAAAAGACCCCAACAAGCAGAAGGCGCTCGACAGCGCCCTTGCACAGATCGAACGCCAATTCGGCAAGGGTTCGATCATGAAGCTGGGCGGCAAGGATGCCATCCAGGAAATCGAGGCCACCTCGACCGGCTCGCTCGGTCTGGACATCGCGCTTGGTATCGGCGGCGTCCCGAAGGGCCGCATCGTCGAGATCTACGGCCCGGAAAGCTCGGGCAAGACCACGCTGACGCTGCATTGCGTGGCCGAGGAACAGAAGAAGGGCGGGGTTTGCGCCTTCGTCGACGCGGAACATGCGCTTGACCCGCAATATGCGCGCAAGCTGGGTGTCGACCTCGAGGAACTGCTGATCTCGCAGCCCGACACCGGTGAGCAGGCGCTCGAAATCGTCGACACGCTGGTGCGCTCTGGTGCGGTTTCGATGGTCGTGGTCGATTCGGTCGCGGCCCTGACGCCGAAATCGGAACTGGAAGGCGACATGGGCGACAGCTCGGTCGGCGTCCATGCCCGTCTGATGAGCCAGGCGATGCGCAAGCTCACGGGGTCGATCTCGCGGACCAAATGCACCGTGATCTTCATCAATCAGATCCGCATGAAGATCGGCGTGATGTTCGGCTCGCCCGAAACCACCACGGGCGGCAATGCGCTGAAGTTCTATTCCTCGGTCCGTCTCGACATCCGCCGCATCGGCGCGATCAAGGACCGCGACGAAATCGTCGGTAACGCCACCCGCGTGAAGGTCGTCAAGAACAAGGTCGCGCCGCCCTTCAAGCAGGTGGAATTCGACATCATGTACGGCGAAGGCATCTCGAAGATGGGCGAATTGCTCGATCTCGGCGTCAAGGCCGGGGTGATCGAGAAATCGGGCTCCTGGTATTCCTACAGCGACGAACGGATCGGGCAGGGGCGCGAGAACGCCAAGACCTTCATGAAGGAAAACCCCGATCTCGCCTACGAGGTCGAGGACAAGATCCGCGCCGCCCATGGCCTTGATTTCGGCAAGGACCGGCCGGACGACGGCGACGTCATGGAAGGCTGA